A region from the Osmerus eperlanus chromosome 11, fOsmEpe2.1, whole genome shotgun sequence genome encodes:
- the LOC134028766 gene encoding LOW QUALITY PROTEIN: transient receptor potential cation channel subfamily V member 1-like (The sequence of the model RefSeq protein was modified relative to this genomic sequence to represent the inferred CDS: inserted 1 base in 1 codon), with amino-acid sequence MHLNPTQDCLGKKRDITNDTEDIEDTEDDDVDNNGSKLLDVVGGDASHPPMDSPIPVPSRDKHNTLNMERLFGAASKGDVCLLNGFLEYFQLTGKHLTDREFKDPTNGKTALLKALLNLKDGKNDTIETLLEIAEITGGSQVLKNFVNAPYTDIYYKGQTALHVAIERRSFHLVKLLVEKGADVQVKASGKFFQQYAKPGFYFGELPLSLAACTNQLDIVSYLMENPXVLHALVAIADNTPENTDFVTRIYDEILIRDAKLGKERDSKTNDKIKLEDIENNHGMTPLKLAAKTGKIGIFRHMVQREFTEEETRDLSRKFTEWAYGPIHSSLYDLESLDTYESNSVLEIIVYGSGIPNRHDMLETEPLHRLLEEKWDIFASKMFFVNFIVYMVYLGIFTAVAFYRKEGQPPFPVEDTPLDCLRTVGEFISVIGAIYFLCKGIINLKRKPPNCQALYLDGFCDILFLLQAVLLLVCVVLYVCGQTEYVGPLVLSLAFSWINLLYFTRGSRHMGIYSVMMQRMIMGDIVRFLFVYIVFLLGFSIAIVVLIEENPPLRSLSRKVGLRTEICMRPTYNNIGFTTLELFKFTIGMGDLEFTDQVQYKEVFYILLISYIILTYILLLNMLIALMSETVEKISRDSESIWKLQRAHTILDLERSLPKCLRKKLRSGVVKKLGDVHRRFFRVEEVNWKKWRTNLGIINEEDPGSCEITKLHSHENTEQQGNQLRLSPLLKRFSFRQNQGQNRQGYITANV; translated from the exons ATGCACCTAAACCCCACTCAAGACTGTCTTGGCAAAAAGAGAGATATTACAAATGACACAGAAGACATAGAGGATACAGAGGATGATGATGTGGATAACAATGGCAGTAAGCTGCTTGATGTTGTGGGGGGTGATGCAAGTCATCCCCCAATGGATTCTCCCATTCCTGTTCCGAGCAG agacaaacacaacacattaaATATGGAACGTTTGTTTGGGGCAGCATCAAAAGGAGATGTCTGTCTTTTAAATGGATTCCTGGAGTACTTTCAACTTACAGGGAAACATCTTACAGACAGAGAGTTTAAAG ATCCAACAAATGGGAAAACAGCTCTTCTGAAGGCCCTCTTGAATCTGAAAGATGGCAAGAATGACACTATAGAAACTCTTCTGGAGATTGCAGAGATAACTGGGGGTTCACAAGTTTTAAAAAACTTTGTAAATGCTCCCTACACAGACATTTATTACAAAG GTCAGACAGCTCTTCATGTTGCTATTGAGAGACGAAGCTTTCACTTAGTGAAACTTCTGGTTGAGAAAGGCGCCGATGTCCAGGTCAAAGCCTCTGGCAAGTTCTTCCAGCAATATGCAAAGCCTGGTTTTTATTTTG GTGAGCTTCCTCTGTCTTTGGCAGCCTGCACCAATCAGCTGGACATTGTGTCCTATCTCATGGAGAACC CAGTCTTGCATGCACTGGTCGCCATAGCAGACAACACCCCGGAAAATACTGACTTTGTCACAAGAATATATGATGAGATTCTTATACGGGATGCTAAACTGGGAAAGGAAAGGGACAGCAAAACAAATGACAAAATCAAACTAGAGGATATTGAAAACAACCATGGGATGACTCCTTTAAAGTTAGCCGCCAAGACAGGAAAGATTGGG ATTTTCAGACACATGGTGCAGCGTGAGTTCACAGAGGAAGAGACCAGAGACCTTTCCAGGAAGTTTACCGAGTGGGCCTACGGACCCATCCACTCATCCCTGTATGACTTGGAGTCCCTCGACACCTATGAGTCAAACTCGGTGTTGGAGATTATTGTCTACGGCAGTGGGATTCCG AATCGCCACGATATGCTGGAAACAGAGCCTCTACACAGACTTCTTGAGGAGAAATGGGATATATTTGCCAGTAAGATGTTTTTCGTCAATTTTATAGTTTACATGGTATACCTGGGTATCTTCACAGCTGTGGCCTTTTACAGAAAGGAAGGACAG CCACCATTTCCTGTAGAAGACACACCACTTGACTGCCTTCGTACTGTTGGCGAGTTTATTAGTGtaataggtgcaatatacttcCTCTGTAAAGGG ATAATTAATCTAAAAAGAAAACCCCCAAACTGCCAGGCTTTGTATCTTGACGGATTTTGCGATATTCTATT TCTCCTGCAGGCTGTGCTCCTTCTGGTCTGTGTGGTTTTATATGTCTGTGGTCAGACGGAATATGTCGGACCTCTGGTGCTTTCACTTGCCTTCTCCTGGATCAATCTCCTTTACTTCACCAGAGGGTCTAGACACATGGGAATCTACAGTGTCATGATGCAAAGG ATGATCATGGGGGACATTGTACGATTTCTCTTTGTCTATATCGTCTTTCTTTTAGGTTTTTCTATAG CTATTGTGGTGCTAATTGAGGAGAATCCACCTCTCAGATCTCTGTCAAGGAAAGTGGGACTTCGAACTGAAATCTGCATGAGGCCAACCTATAACAACATAGGCTTTACCACCCTGGAGCTGTTTAAGTTTACCATCGGTATGGGTGACCTGGAGTTTACTGACCAGGTCCAGTATAAGGAGGTGTTCTACATTCTTCTAATCTCCTACATTATCCTCACCTACATACTGCTGCTCAACATGCTCATAGCCCTCATGAGTGAGACTGTCGAGAAGATCTCCAGAGACAGCGAAAGCATCTGGAAATTACAG AGGGCACATACCATCTTAGACTTAGAGAGAAGCCTTCCCAAGTGCCTCAGGAAAAAACTGAGGTCGGGAGTGGTGAAGAAGCTTGGAGACGTCCATCGCAGGTTTTTCCG GGTAGAAGAAGTCAATTGGAAGAAATGGCGGACAAACCTGGGAATCATAAATGAGGAAGATCCTGGGAGTTGTGAAATTACCAAATTACACTCCCATGAAAACACTGAGCAGCAAG GGAATCAACTGCGACTAAGTCCTTTACTGAAGAGGTTCAGCTTCAGGCAGAATCAAGGACAAAATAGACAAGGCTACATTACTGCCAATGTTTGA